The DNA window CGTCAAGGCCTTATTGTAGAGGCGGGGTGTGGTCTCGGGCATCTTGTTTTGGCATTGAGGACGCGCGGATACGAGACAGAAGGCGTTGAAATGGCATCGGCCACGGTGGAATTGGTAAAAGACTGCCGGCCGGATCTGCCGATCCGAGTTGGTGATGTTACTCGTCTCGATGTGCCAGACGGGTACTATGGAGGTTACATCTCTCTGGGGGTAGTCGAGCACCGCAGGGAGGGGCCTGACATCTTCTTAAATGAGGCTTGGCGCGTCTTGAAACACGGTGGCGTTGCATTGGTCTCTGTGCCATGTTTCAACCCTTTGCGCCGTTTGAAGGCTAGATTCCGACTTTACCGAGGTGCTACAGAAGGCCTCCAGTTTTATCAATATGCCTTTACGGAAAGAGAGTTCAACGATCTGATGAAGGATTGTGGCTTTGAAGTCGTTGATACCGTGAGCTATGACCCGTTCAAGGGTTTGAAAGATGAAATCCCGGGGCTTCGTCGCATACTGGAGTGGCGCTATGTGGGATCGCGCCTCAAGCGACTGCTTAAGATTCTGTTCAGGCATTGTCCAGGATTTTCACAACGTGTAGGCCACATGCTCCTCGTGGTGGGGAAAAAACATGCGAAGTAGGCGATCTACGAGATGGGATATGCACCGATTGGTCTTCTTCCTTGAAATAGGCCTTTCCTAAAGGCATGGGAAGGAAGTGGGATTCTGGAATGCAAGGTTGCCCTGTAGCCATGCGTCTTGTCCTCTTCTTTACGTCAGGTATATCGCTGCGAACTTGGGACACGATAGGCTCCCTCGACCGTGAAGTTGCCCTCTACAAAGCGATCCTCCCGAAGTTGGGGGACGTCAAGTTCGTGACCTACGGAGACCGCCGAGACCTTCTCTATGCCAGACAGTTGGGGGGAATAGACGTCGTTTGCAACAGATGGAACCTGTCAAAGCATTGGTACATGCGTCTTTTGTCACAAGTGTACCCCCGTTTTTGGGGTAAAGACGTACTGGTTAAGAGCAATCAGATTCCAGGATCAGACGTGGCACTGAGAGCCGCCCAGAACTGTGGTAAGAAGTTCATCGCCCGCTGTGGTTACCTGCCTTCCAACATAGCCAAGACACGTCAGGACATGGGGCCCAGTGAGATCCAACGCGCTCAAGAGCTGGAGGAGACGGTCTTTAGAGGCGCAGATCGTGTTGTCGTTACAACACCCATGATGCGGCGCACCGTGGTCGACAGTTATGGTGTTGAAGGCAGCAAAGTGAGGGTCATCCCGAACTACGTTGATGTCAAGCGATTCAAGCCCTCATCAAGTTCAAAGGAGCCGAAGCTGTTGTGCTATGTCGGACGACTGGAACCTGAGAAAAATGTTGAAGCGTTGCTGAATGCCGTTGAGGGGCTGGACATTGAACTGCATATCATTGGCGGCGGCAGTTTGAAAGATCGGCTCACAGCCCAAGCACAGAAAAAACTATTGCCGGTCCGATTCATAGGCAATGTGCCGAACAACGAGCTTCCCACCTACTTGAGCAATGCCTCTGTCTTTATTTTGCCTTCTCACATAGAACATCACCCAAAGGCACTCATTGAAGCCATGGCCTGTGGACTGCCGGTCATAGGGACGGATGTATATGGCATCCGGGAACTCATTGAACACCGCCAGACTGGCTATTCGTGTGACACCTCTCCTGAGGCACTCCGGGAAGCCATTGCAGACGTGATGGCCGATGCGGATCTGAGGTTACGTCTTGGGCGGAATGCCAGAGAGTTCGCAGTGGAACACTTTGCGCTGGACAAGATTGTAGATATGGAGCTGAGCTTGTTGGAGGAGCTGATCGGGTAAAGCTCCGTGGCCAGCGAATGGTGCCAAAACTGATGCCTCATCGTACAAGTCAATTATTAGATTTATCCTTGCGTCGAGTTGCCAGATTCACAATTCGTCGGCTCATGGACCTGGCTTCACGGGTCGTGACTGGGTGCGTGGCTGGCCTGCCCGTTTCCTGGTTGGAGCGTGCTATCTGTGGCCTTGTTGAAAAAAGAGCGGGGCGTTTGGCGGCGGATGAGGCCCTTCGGTTCTTGTTTCGATTGGATTCAAGGTTCTATGCCCTCCAGGGACAAAAGGCCGTGGAATATGGTGGCGGCCTCCACACCAAGCATCGCCACATCGGGTATCACGAGTTCTTCATTTCCAGAATCCATAAGGGCGAGAGAGTACTCGACGTGGGATGTGGCGTAGGCGCTGTGGCCTATGATGTAGCTGAGCGGGCCGGAGCCCAGGTCGTGGCCATAGATTTCAACGCCCGGGCTATTGAAGAGGCCAGAAAACGCCGAAGCCATCGCCGGGTTGAATACCGTGTTGGCAATGTCTTGGAGGATGCTCTCGATGGACCTTTTGACGTTGTTATCCTGTCCAATGTACTAGAGCATTTGCAGGAGCGTTCGGCATTTCTTCGTCGTCTGAAAGAAGCAGCGAAACCCTCACGCATTCTGATCCGCGTGCCCCTCTTCGAACGGGATTGGCGTGTTCCTTTGAAGCGCGAGTTGGGCATGGAATGGCGCTTAGATCCGACCCATGAAATTGAATATGCCGTGGAGTCCTTTGACGAAGAATTGGGCTCAGCAGGACTCATTCTTTCCCACAGAGAGGTTCGATGGGGAGAGATTTGGGCAGAGGCGGTCGCACGTGGCTGAACCTATGGTGAGCGTACTGATGAGTGTTTACGATGGGGAACGCTATTTGCGTGATTCAGTCGAAAGTATGCTCAACCAGACCTTTGCTGACTTCGAATTTGTCATTGTAAACGATAGCTCGACCGATGCGTCGCGGGCCATCCTGGAAAGCTATGATGATTCGAGGATTTTGCTTCTGCATAACCAGAAGAACAGGGGCCTGACATACTCCCTGAACAGAGGGTTAGCCGCGGCAAAGAGCGAATATGTGGCGCGGATGGATGCTGACGACATCTCCGTGCCTCAGCGATTGGAAAAGCAGGTGTCTTTTCTTAGAGCACATCCAGAGATTGGCATTCTGGGTTGCTCCTGCGACAACATCGATTCAGAAGGTCGACGTGTCGGATCCAGCACCATGCCGGAAACTGACCTCGCGGTCCGCTGGGTCAGCCTTCTTGGAAATCCTTTTATACATTCTACGGTGATGATTCGA is part of the Deltaproteobacteria bacterium genome and encodes:
- a CDS encoding class I SAM-dependent methyltransferase, with the protein product MGQPTYKASRCVENGRLVYHMHTADVGFWEQHWHNHFSADIYGKAERGWLAEWFEMPFTVWLPRQGLIVEAGCGLGHLVLALRTRGYETEGVEMASATVELVKDCRPDLPIRVGDVTRLDVPDGYYGGYISLGVVEHRREGPDIFLNEAWRVLKHGGVALVSVPCFNPLRRLKARFRLYRGATEGLQFYQYAFTEREFNDLMKDCGFEVVDTVSYDPFKGLKDEIPGLRRILEWRYVGSRLKRLLKILFRHCPGFSQRVGHMLLVVGKKHAK
- a CDS encoding class I SAM-dependent methyltransferase; the protein is MPHRTSQLLDLSLRRVARFTIRRLMDLASRVVTGCVAGLPVSWLERAICGLVEKRAGRLAADEALRFLFRLDSRFYALQGQKAVEYGGGLHTKHRHIGYHEFFISRIHKGERVLDVGCGVGAVAYDVAERAGAQVVAIDFNARAIEEARKRRSHRRVEYRVGNVLEDALDGPFDVVILSNVLEHLQERSAFLRRLKEAAKPSRILIRVPLFERDWRVPLKRELGMEWRLDPTHEIEYAVESFDEELGSAGLILSHREVRWGEIWAEAVARG
- a CDS encoding glycosyltransferase family 4 protein, giving the protein MQGCPVAMRLVLFFTSGISLRTWDTIGSLDREVALYKAILPKLGDVKFVTYGDRRDLLYARQLGGIDVVCNRWNLSKHWYMRLLSQVYPRFWGKDVLVKSNQIPGSDVALRAAQNCGKKFIARCGYLPSNIAKTRQDMGPSEIQRAQELEETVFRGADRVVVTTPMMRRTVVDSYGVEGSKVRVIPNYVDVKRFKPSSSSKEPKLLCYVGRLEPEKNVEALLNAVEGLDIELHIIGGGSLKDRLTAQAQKKLLPVRFIGNVPNNELPTYLSNASVFILPSHIEHHPKALIEAMACGLPVIGTDVYGIRELIEHRQTGYSCDTSPEALREAIADVMADADLRLRLGRNAREFAVEHFALDKIVDMELSLLEELIG